In the genome of Eggerthella sp. YY7918, one region contains:
- a CDS encoding AraC family transcriptional regulator has product METLEEWLARPEVAGARRADPNKEVESRHVVALSSCPGVELITLEGVVQPFPLHFHDFWTIGEIVRGHRRTTCRGEIRVLGPGDLVLFGPGEVHGCEPVNNEPFFYRSIILPDELFSSLGLNASRRFDCFTVQDDRLKNVLEKIYTLAGDSLSDPLEQEEGLAALVHHAMHYCPTEESKNGDGANTSNKNGGEVNTSRSKKASDEPAARGRVSSDTAGAVDRARMLLETHAASGVTLAELSEAAGLSRYHLVRVFAAHTGLTPHRYLQTLRANRARNLLAQGVEPAEAAVHAGFSDQSHMTRVFKALFGVTPARYRATAGEGCRL; this is encoded by the coding sequence ATGGAGACGCTTGAGGAATGGTTGGCGCGGCCCGAGGTGGCGGGTGCGCGTCGGGCTGACCCGAATAAAGAGGTAGAGAGTCGTCATGTCGTCGCGTTGTCTTCCTGCCCGGGCGTGGAGCTCATTACGCTGGAAGGCGTCGTGCAGCCGTTTCCCCTGCATTTCCATGATTTTTGGACGATCGGAGAAATCGTGCGGGGGCACCGTCGGACTACGTGTCGCGGTGAGATTCGGGTTCTGGGACCAGGCGATCTTGTGCTCTTTGGGCCAGGTGAAGTGCATGGTTGCGAGCCGGTAAACAACGAGCCGTTCTTCTATCGTAGTATTATTTTGCCTGATGAGTTGTTTTCTTCGCTCGGTTTGAACGCTTCGCGTCGGTTCGACTGTTTTACCGTGCAGGACGATAGGTTAAAAAACGTTCTTGAAAAGATATATACGCTTGCCGGGGATTCTCTGTCCGATCCGCTGGAGCAGGAGGAGGGGCTTGCAGCTCTCGTTCACCATGCAATGCATTATTGCCCAACAGAGGAGAGCAAAAACGGCGATGGAGCCAACACGAGCAATAAAAACGGCGGTGAAGTCAACACGAGCAGGAGCAAGAAGGCCAGCGACGAACCTGCAGCTCGTGGACGTGTTTCAAGCGACACAGCAGGAGCCGTTGATCGTGCTCGGATGCTTCTGGAAACGCATGCAGCCTCTGGCGTAACGCTTGCGGAGCTTTCTGAGGCGGCGGGTTTGTCGCGCTACCACCTGGTGCGTGTTTTTGCAGCGCACACGGGACTTACGCCACATCGTTACCTGCAGACCCTGCGTGCGAATCGCGCTCGCAACCTGCTCGCGCAAGGTGTCGAACCTGCCGAAGCAGCTGTGCATGCGGGTTTTTCCGATCAGTCGCATATGACACGCGTTTTTAAGGCACTTTTTGGCGTTACTCCTGCGCGTTATCGCGCTACAGCGGGTGAAGGATGCCGCTTATGA
- a CDS encoding SOS response-associated peptidase family protein → MCKRFIVVERTEVARIAAEIAEDLAAHAGELGTLDPLASFRPFLSSPVPDAPGTQREVFPQAVVPLIAPTGLEAQLALADMIWGFEVSWKRGPVFNTRIETALSNPECLWAESFARRRCIVPAWAFYESHATETVCSLRSGKPVKRQYAFERRDHAPLLLAAIHDHGRFSLVTTEPNAAVSPVHDRMPLVLNVYEATPWLCGDYRRLLDRSSVKLSATPEDLYTADTLY, encoded by the coding sequence GTGTGTAAACGTTTCATCGTCGTTGAGCGCACTGAAGTGGCGCGCATTGCGGCCGAAATCGCAGAAGACCTTGCAGCGCACGCCGGCGAGCTGGGAACTCTTGATCCTCTCGCGTCGTTTCGCCCCTTCCTGTCCTCCCCTGTACCCGACGCGCCCGGCACACAGCGCGAGGTATTTCCCCAAGCAGTGGTGCCCCTTATTGCTCCCACCGGTTTGGAAGCGCAGCTCGCTCTCGCAGATATGATCTGGGGATTCGAAGTTTCCTGGAAGCGAGGGCCGGTGTTCAACACCCGCATTGAAACAGCGCTTAGCAACCCAGAATGCCTATGGGCGGAATCGTTCGCACGACGCCGCTGCATCGTGCCTGCCTGGGCGTTCTACGAGTCGCACGCTACCGAAACCGTATGCAGCCTGCGCAGTGGCAAGCCCGTAAAGCGCCAGTATGCTTTCGAACGACGGGATCATGCGCCGCTTCTGTTGGCGGCCATTCATGACCATGGTCGCTTCTCGCTTGTCACCACCGAGCCGAATGCCGCAGTCTCCCCTGTTCACGATCGCATGCCGCTTGTCCTTAACGTATACGAAGCAACGCCTTGGCTCTGTGGCGACTATCGGCGCCTGCTTGATCGAAGCTCTGTCAAGCTGTCTGCTACGCCTGAAGATTTGTATACAGCCGATACGCTATACTAA
- a CDS encoding metal-sensing transcriptional repressor, with translation MMANREASKSTHMTAEATEKAACCHHKDTPRSAELQADLQKRLNRAIGQLNGVKAMIEDNRYCGDVLTQLAAAESAIHRVSALMLQDHLETCVVEQIQQGNVEVVDEVMQLLQKFSR, from the coding sequence ATGATGGCGAATCGAGAGGCGAGCAAATCTACCCACATGACCGCGGAAGCAACGGAGAAGGCAGCATGCTGCCATCATAAGGATACGCCACGCTCCGCGGAGCTTCAGGCCGACTTGCAGAAACGGCTCAATCGAGCGATCGGCCAGCTCAACGGCGTGAAAGCTATGATTGAGGACAATCGCTACTGCGGCGATGTGCTCACCCAGCTTGCGGCCGCCGAGAGCGCTATCCACCGTGTGTCGGCACTTATGTTGCAGGACCACCTGGAAACGTGTGTGGTTGAACAGATCCAGCAGGGTAATGTGGAAGTGGTCGATGAGGTCATGCAACTTTTGCAGAAGTTCTCTCGGTAG
- a CDS encoding GNAT family N-acetyltransferase — translation MEPDFINLTADNLAQEHLCCIIRTKKQHPGVEAKRQWLADRLGEGHVFRKLDVKGQVFIEYAPLETAWVPLVGENYIYLYCLWVVGEFRGKGYAKNLMDYCIADAKAQGKSGICMLGSTKQKSWLSDQSFAKRYGFEVVDTTDYGYDLLALSFDGSVPAFAPNAKQGQIERSELVVYYDLQCPYIKGSIEMVRRHCDENDIPVSLICVGTLQKAKELPCVFNNYAVFYKGVFQTVNLLDLATLKRILKK, via the coding sequence ATGGAGCCCGACTTCATAAACTTGACCGCCGACAACCTTGCGCAGGAGCATCTTTGTTGCATCATTCGCACGAAGAAGCAGCATCCCGGAGTTGAAGCGAAGCGACAGTGGCTCGCAGACCGTCTTGGCGAAGGTCATGTTTTTCGGAAACTTGATGTGAAGGGTCAAGTTTTTATCGAATATGCGCCTCTTGAGACCGCATGGGTTCCTCTTGTCGGCGAAAACTACATCTACCTGTATTGTCTGTGGGTGGTGGGCGAATTTCGAGGCAAGGGATACGCAAAGAACCTGATGGACTACTGCATCGCCGACGCTAAGGCGCAAGGTAAATCCGGTATTTGCATGCTGGGTTCAACGAAGCAGAAATCATGGCTTTCTGATCAGTCGTTTGCAAAAAGGTACGGCTTTGAAGTCGTCGATACGACAGACTATGGCTATGACTTGTTGGCACTTTCCTTCGACGGCAGCGTTCCTGCATTTGCTCCAAATGCAAAGCAGGGCCAGATCGAACGTAGCGAATTGGTTGTGTACTACGACCTGCAATGTCCCTACATCAAAGGTAGCATTGAAATGGTACGACGCCATTGCGACGAGAACGATATTCCCGTCTCGCTCATTTGTGTGGGCACGCTTCAGAAGGCGAAAGAACTCCCCTGCGTTTTCAACAACTATGCCGTGTTTTACAAGGGGGTCTTCCAAACGGTCAACCTGCTCGACCTTGCGACACTCAAAAGAATTCTCAAGAAGTAA
- a CDS encoding DMT family transporter — translation MSARSTVDVQPAVRGHVFALLTVLVWAVTFVSTKVLLVHLTPIEILFFRFIIGFVALALLRPRRLHLSGFAQEKWFIFAGITGVTLYYLLENIALTFTTASIVGVVVAAAPLFTGLISAIALKERLRAPFFVGFVVAMAGVCLVSFAGGVAASGGVEGTAEIIGGLGEAGLLGVGLALAAAATWAVYSVVTKKISTFGYDSILVTRRTFAWGLLFMVPTLPFLGFSPDWASLAAPEMWGNLVFLGLGASALCFVTWNLAVKELGPVKTSLYIYLVPALTVLASAAILGDPLTPPVIIGVLLTIGGLLLSERGK, via the coding sequence ATGAGCGCGCGCTCGACCGTAGATGTACAACCCGCCGTGCGGGGACACGTCTTCGCTCTACTCACGGTTCTTGTATGGGCTGTGACGTTTGTTTCGACGAAGGTGTTGCTTGTTCATTTAACGCCCATAGAAATCCTCTTCTTCCGCTTTATCATCGGCTTCGTTGCGCTCGCTTTGCTGCGCCCGCGTCGTCTGCATCTTTCCGGATTTGCGCAGGAAAAGTGGTTTATATTTGCAGGCATTACGGGTGTGACTTTGTACTATCTGCTTGAGAACATCGCGCTCACGTTCACCACGGCTTCCATTGTTGGCGTGGTCGTAGCTGCGGCGCCGCTGTTCACGGGCCTTATTTCGGCTATTGCGCTCAAGGAGCGTTTGCGTGCGCCGTTCTTTGTAGGGTTCGTTGTGGCGATGGCGGGTGTGTGTCTGGTGAGTTTTGCGGGCGGAGTGGCTGCTTCGGGAGGTGTAGAAGGTACTGCTGAGATAATAGGCGGTCTTGGGGAAGCGGGGCTTCTCGGTGTGGGGCTTGCACTTGCTGCAGCGGCTACCTGGGCTGTCTACTCGGTGGTAACAAAAAAGATTTCCACGTTTGGCTATGATAGTATTCTCGTGACGCGCCGCACCTTTGCATGGGGTTTGTTGTTTATGGTGCCAACGCTGCCGTTTTTGGGGTTCTCACCGGATTGGGCATCGCTTGCAGCGCCTGAGATGTGGGGCAACCTCGTGTTCCTCGGTCTCGGTGCGAGTGCGCTTTGTTTTGTGACCTGGAACCTTGCCGTGAAAGAACTCGGGCCGGTGAAAACGAGTCTCTACATCTATCTGGTGCCGGCGCTCACAGTGCTTGCCTCGGCCGCCATCTTGGGCGACCCGCTCACGCCACCCGTGATCATCGGCGTTCTGCTTACCATTGGCGGTCTGCTGCTTTCCGAACGCGGGAAATAG
- a CDS encoding histidinol-phosphate transaminase — protein MAQETGTLFGVRDCVTALPEQLLSPPYELRTEMNWIDFSGTANPLGTPPSFLQAMKNALEAGELNYTPDREAHALRSVLARRFGLPVNSFLVGSTVCDMIRAVAQTYQPCTVGVTVPGPAEYALAAGNAGHRVVDIASPGGFVLPDPATAERNGIFFDAAVLANPSYPTSRLLPEPTLLAYLQACTWVVVDERSIELTLGGQSMIPLVHEYRNLVVVRSLCEPFAMPGIPISYCVAHPDTIAQITRFYDSSGVPMFAEVLGELTLAEKEHLERTRDFLDTEIPWMQCMLNLIPGISIFPAEANYVMCTFDHSPDMTLGVSSTEELASRLQLAGFLIRKLEGTPGLDDGRYFCVAVRTREDNEKLITALREIIVGR, from the coding sequence ATGGCGCAAGAAACAGGAACGCTCTTTGGCGTACGCGACTGCGTAACCGCTTTGCCCGAACAGCTGCTTTCGCCTCCTTACGAGCTGCGTACCGAGATGAACTGGATTGACTTCTCGGGAACGGCCAACCCTCTGGGAACCCCGCCGTCGTTTTTGCAGGCGATGAAAAATGCTTTGGAAGCGGGCGAGCTGAATTATACGCCCGACCGCGAGGCCCATGCGTTGCGCAGTGTTCTTGCACGTCGCTTTGGGCTGCCGGTGAATTCTTTTCTTGTGGGGTCGACGGTGTGCGACATGATTCGCGCCGTCGCGCAAACCTACCAGCCCTGTACCGTTGGCGTGACGGTTCCCGGACCGGCCGAATACGCGCTGGCGGCCGGAAACGCCGGCCATCGCGTGGTCGATATTGCAAGTCCCGGAGGATTCGTTCTGCCCGACCCCGCAACGGCTGAACGCAACGGCATCTTTTTCGATGCTGCGGTGCTTGCGAACCCCTCCTACCCTACCAGTCGCCTGCTGCCTGAACCGACCCTGCTCGCCTATTTGCAGGCTTGCACCTGGGTTGTGGTTGACGAGCGTTCGATCGAGCTAACACTCGGCGGCCAGAGCATGATTCCATTGGTACATGAATATCGCAATCTCGTGGTGGTAAGGTCGCTGTGCGAACCCTTCGCCATGCCGGGCATTCCCATCAGCTACTGCGTCGCCCATCCTGACACCATCGCGCAAATCACGCGCTTCTACGACAGTTCGGGCGTTCCCATGTTTGCCGAAGTACTGGGAGAGCTCACCCTTGCGGAAAAGGAACATCTTGAGCGCACCCGAGACTTTCTTGATACGGAAATTCCTTGGATGCAGTGCATGCTCAACCTCATTCCTGGGATCAGCATTTTCCCGGCCGAGGCGAATTATGTCATGTGCACCTTCGATCACAGCCCCGACATGACCCTTGGCGTGTCGAGTACGGAAGAATTGGCGAGCCGCCTGCAGCTGGCTGGATTTCTTATCCGCAAGCTTGAAGGCACGCCGGGACTGGACGACGGCCGCTACTTCTGTGTGGCTGTGCGCACGCGCGAAGACAACGAGAAGCTGATCACCGCCTTGCGCGAGATCATTGTCGGGCGCTAG
- a CDS encoding heavy metal translocating P-type ATPase, translating to MKQTFDITGMTCAACSARVEKATRGVDGVKSVAVNLLKNSMEVETDGSPTTIAAIESAVDKAGYGAFARPLKDSGAAAGGSSTASRAAQARPVADAAAEAKRVRMRLIVSTVFTVPLFYISMGHMFGWPLPSFLTGDANIMPFALTQFLLLLPVIFVNFKFFRVGFKTLVHGAPNMDSLIALGSTASTVYGVYALYKIGYALGAGDGASAHMAAMDLYFESAAMILTLITLGKYFEARAKGKTTDAIAKLMDLAPKEATRVRDGQEERIPADDVRMGDILVVRAGEGVPVDGTVLEGSGTLDESVITGESVPVEKAPGDTVTGATVNRMGWFTMRADRVGDDTTLAGIIRLVDEATSTKAPIEKIADKISGVFVPAVIVIALGTFAAWMLGGSTLEVALSHAISVLVISCPCALGLATPTAIMVGTGRGAQNGILVKSAEALEVAHGIRTVVLDKTGTITQGTPSVTDVIAAFGVDNARLLEAAVSIEGRSEHPLARAICEYAREQKAYPLLVENFKQIPGEGVEALVDDRLTFAGNLRMMEARGIATSEVAATAQRLADEGKTPLFFAQEGALLGIIAVADTVKPTSAAALHELSAMGIRTVMLTGDNERTAAAIQHEVGADEVIADVLPQGKEREIRRLASEGAVAMVGDGINDAPALARADVGIAIGAGTDIAIESADIVLMKSDLMDVPAAIQLSRATLRNIKQNLFWALFYNAICIPVAAGALSMWGVNLNPMIAAAAMSASSVCVVANALRLRGWKPKFTVPVLRQATAATDTPSAHAAPSASEGTTDALTSVDPILIDSADAPKQKEITMEKMLHVEGMMCQHCVAHVKKALEGIEGVEEAVVDLDAGTATAKMTQEVPDDVLKAAIVEAGYEVK from the coding sequence GTGAAGCAGACGTTCGATATTACGGGGATGACCTGCGCGGCGTGCTCGGCGCGCGTGGAGAAGGCGACGCGTGGCGTAGATGGCGTGAAAAGTGTCGCGGTGAACCTGCTCAAGAACAGCATGGAGGTGGAAACTGACGGGTCGCCGACTACCATTGCCGCCATCGAATCTGCCGTCGATAAGGCCGGTTACGGCGCATTCGCGCGTCCGTTAAAAGACTCGGGCGCGGCTGCAGGCGGCTCCAGCACTGCATCCCGTGCCGCCCAGGCGCGCCCCGTGGCCGATGCCGCCGCCGAGGCCAAGCGCGTCCGTATGCGGCTTATCGTGTCAACCGTGTTCACGGTGCCGCTCTTCTATATCAGCATGGGGCACATGTTCGGCTGGCCGCTACCGAGCTTCCTTACCGGCGATGCGAACATCATGCCGTTTGCGCTCACGCAGTTTTTGCTGCTCTTGCCCGTGATTTTCGTGAACTTTAAGTTCTTCCGTGTGGGTTTCAAAACGCTCGTTCACGGTGCGCCGAACATGGATTCGCTCATCGCGCTCGGCTCCACAGCGTCTACGGTCTACGGTGTCTACGCGCTCTACAAGATCGGATATGCGCTCGGTGCCGGTGATGGAGCGAGCGCGCACATGGCGGCGATGGATCTCTACTTCGAATCTGCCGCCATGATTCTTACCCTCATCACGTTGGGTAAGTATTTCGAGGCGCGTGCGAAGGGCAAGACCACCGACGCCATCGCAAAACTCATGGACCTGGCGCCAAAGGAGGCTACGCGCGTGCGCGACGGTCAGGAGGAGCGTATTCCTGCCGATGACGTGCGCATGGGCGACATTCTGGTGGTACGCGCAGGCGAAGGCGTGCCGGTCGACGGTACGGTGCTTGAGGGATCGGGCACGCTTGACGAATCGGTTATCACCGGGGAAAGCGTGCCTGTCGAAAAGGCCCCGGGCGATACGGTGACGGGTGCCACCGTGAATCGCATGGGCTGGTTTACCATGCGAGCCGACCGCGTGGGCGACGATACTACGCTCGCTGGCATCATCCGCCTGGTTGACGAAGCCACGTCTACCAAGGCCCCCATCGAGAAAATTGCCGACAAGATTTCGGGTGTGTTCGTGCCGGCGGTCATCGTCATCGCGCTGGGTACGTTTGCTGCCTGGATGTTGGGAGGGTCAACGCTTGAAGTGGCTCTTTCGCACGCCATCAGCGTCCTTGTCATTTCGTGTCCCTGTGCGCTCGGGCTGGCAACGCCTACGGCCATTATGGTGGGCACTGGCCGCGGCGCTCAAAACGGCATTCTTGTGAAGTCGGCCGAAGCACTTGAGGTGGCGCACGGCATACGAACGGTCGTGCTCGACAAAACCGGCACCATCACCCAGGGTACGCCCAGTGTGACCGACGTCATTGCAGCTTTTGGCGTGGATAACGCTCGTTTGCTTGAAGCGGCGGTGTCGATTGAAGGGCGCTCTGAGCATCCGCTTGCCCGTGCAATCTGCGAGTATGCGCGCGAGCAAAAGGCCTACCCATTGTTGGTGGAAAATTTCAAGCAGATACCCGGCGAAGGGGTGGAAGCGTTGGTGGATGATCGTCTCACCTTTGCCGGCAACCTGCGCATGATGGAGGCGCGCGGCATCGCGACAAGCGAAGTGGCAGCGACCGCGCAGCGCTTGGCGGACGAAGGCAAAACCCCGCTCTTCTTCGCGCAAGAGGGCGCACTGCTTGGCATTATCGCCGTGGCCGACACGGTAAAGCCTACCAGCGCCGCGGCTCTTCATGAGCTTTCTGCAATGGGTATCCGCACCGTGATGCTGACCGGCGACAACGAGCGCACCGCCGCCGCTATTCAGCACGAGGTGGGTGCCGACGAGGTTATCGCCGATGTGTTGCCGCAGGGCAAGGAGCGCGAGATTCGCCGTCTTGCCAGCGAAGGCGCGGTGGCGATGGTGGGCGACGGCATCAACGATGCACCGGCCCTTGCACGTGCCGATGTCGGTATCGCTATTGGCGCGGGCACGGATATTGCCATCGAAAGCGCCGATATCGTGCTCATGAAAAGCGACCTCATGGATGTGCCCGCCGCCATCCAGCTTTCGCGCGCCACGCTGCGTAACATCAAGCAAAACCTGTTCTGGGCGCTTTTCTACAACGCCATTTGTATTCCCGTGGCCGCTGGCGCCCTGTCAATGTGGGGTGTGAATCTCAACCCCATGATCGCCGCGGCCGCTATGAGTGCAAGTTCGGTCTGTGTGGTCGCGAACGCATTGCGCTTGCGCGGATGGAAACCGAAGTTCACCGTACCCGTCTTACGGCAGGCAACTGCCGCGACGGATACGCCTTCCGCACATGCCGCACCCTCTGCTTCAGAAGGGACAACGGACGCGTTAACTTCCGTTGACCCTATTTTAATCGACAGCGCTGACGCGCCCAAACAGAAGGAGATCACTATGGAAAAGATGCTGCACGTGGAAGGTATGATGTGCCAACACTGCGTGGCGCACGTCAAAAAGGCCCTTGAAGGTATTGAGGGCGTGGAAGAGGCTGTTGTCGATCTCGATGCCGGCACCGCTACTGCCAAAATGACCCAAGAGGTGCCCGATGACGTGCTGAAAGCCGCTATTGTGGAAGCGGGATACGAGGTAAAGTAA